The Chryseobacterium suipulveris genome window below encodes:
- the dnaB gene encoding replicative DNA helicase, with product MAQKDTLSSLIHGNFAKELSISDGKMPPNAVDFEKLVIGTFLIDKKGLDHSIDLLTPEVFYDPRHQEIFRAILKLFEGNHPVDLMTVIQELKKTERLGFAGGDHYIIDLTMGVSSSAHIEYHVRVILEKFILRCLINVSANVIDSSYKESTDVFELLDKAEQSFFEITNGTIKKGFDTANSLVKQAIDTIKSLKDKEGLSGIPSGFRDIDKETGGWQNSDLIIIAARPAMGKTAFLLSMARNIAVQHKIPLALFSLEMASVQLITRMIASETGISSEKLRKGQMSDEEWQRLFSNVSELENAPLYIDETPSLSVFDFRAKCRRLVMQHGVKIIMVDYLQLMTANSGKGGAGNREQEIAMISRSLKAIAKELNVPVIALSQLSRSVETRPGKRPQLSDLRESGAIEQDADIVSFIFRPEYYKIPTWDNDEDGMETSTENQAELIIAKHRNGATADVRMSFYKNIAKFADLDLFGSGYGYQPSNFGQQEEPSGFERIKTTIDPGAAFDLPNQNLSGSSMNDLDDDDDFMY from the coding sequence ATGGCTCAGAAGGATACATTATCGTCATTAATACACGGTAATTTTGCAAAGGAACTTTCAATCTCCGACGGCAAAATGCCGCCCAACGCAGTAGATTTTGAAAAACTCGTCATAGGAACTTTTTTGATCGACAAAAAAGGACTCGATCACTCTATCGATTTATTGACACCTGAAGTTTTTTACGATCCGCGACATCAGGAAATTTTCCGGGCGATCCTGAAACTGTTTGAAGGAAACCACCCTGTAGATTTGATGACTGTAATCCAGGAATTGAAAAAAACAGAACGCCTCGGTTTTGCGGGAGGTGATCACTATATCATCGATTTGACGATGGGCGTTTCTTCGAGTGCGCATATCGAATACCACGTTCGTGTGATTCTTGAAAAATTCATTTTGAGATGTCTGATTAATGTTTCCGCAAATGTAATCGACAGCTCCTACAAAGAATCCACCGACGTTTTCGAACTTCTCGATAAAGCGGAACAAAGCTTTTTCGAAATCACCAACGGAACCATCAAGAAAGGTTTTGATACGGCAAACTCTCTGGTAAAGCAAGCCATTGACACCATTAAATCTTTAAAAGACAAGGAAGGACTTTCGGGAATTCCATCGGGATTTCGAGATATCGACAAAGAAACCGGTGGTTGGCAAAACTCCGACCTGATCATCATCGCGGCTCGTCCGGCGATGGGAAAAACAGCATTCCTACTTTCCATGGCGAGAAATATCGCGGTGCAGCACAAAATTCCATTGGCGTTATTTTCTCTGGAAATGGCTTCCGTTCAGTTGATTACGAGAATGATCGCCTCTGAAACCGGGATCTCTTCAGAAAAATTAAGAAAGGGACAGATGAGTGATGAAGAATGGCAACGACTCTTCTCAAACGTTTCCGAACTTGAAAATGCACCTTTATATATTGACGAAACCCCGTCGCTTTCCGTTTTCGATTTTCGGGCAAAATGCCGTAGATTGGTGATGCAGCACGGCGTGAAAATCATTATGGTCGATTATCTGCAGCTGATGACCGCCAATTCCGGAAAAGGTGGAGCAGGAAACCGAGAGCAGGAAATTGCTATGATTTCACGCTCATTAAAAGCGATCGCAAAAGAACTGAATGTCCCTGTAATTGCTCTTTCCCAGCTTTCAAGAAGTGTGGAAACCAGACCTGGAAAAAGGCCGCAACTTTCCGACCTTCGGGAATCCGGAGCGATTGAGCAGGATGCGGATATCGTTTCATTTATTTTCCGTCCTGAATATTACAAGATTCCAACTTGGGATAATGATGAAGACGGCATGGAAACTTCTACTGAAAACCAGGCGGAACTCATCATCGCAAAACACCGAAACGGTGCAACTGCCGATGTGAGAATGTCTTTCTATAAAAACATCGCAAAATTTGCCGACCTCGATTTGTTTGGAAGCGGGTATGGATATCAACCTTCAAACTTCGGACAGCAGGAGGAACCAAGCGGTTTCGAAAGAATCAAAACGACCATCGATCCGGGAGCTGCGTTTGATTTGCCAAACCAGAATCTTTCCGGCTCATCAATGAACGATTTGGATGACGACGATGATTTTATGTACTAA
- the rnhA gene encoding ribonuclease HI, protein MKIEIFTDGACSGNPGKGGYGILMRVPEKNYQKTYSKGFRKTTNNRMELLAVIVALEKLKSSENEIHIFTDSKYVSEAINQKWIFGWVKKGFAKQKNPDLWKRFYPLFKLHHPTFHWVKGHAGHPENEICDQLAVKASQSENLEIDEFFENPSDGGLFDK, encoded by the coding sequence TTGAAAATAGAAATCTTCACCGACGGAGCTTGCAGCGGAAATCCCGGAAAAGGCGGTTACGGAATTCTGATGCGCGTTCCCGAAAAGAATTATCAGAAAACGTATTCTAAAGGTTTCCGGAAAACCACCAACAACCGGATGGAGCTTCTCGCGGTAATTGTCGCATTAGAAAAACTGAAATCCTCAGAAAACGAAATCCACATTTTTACGGACAGCAAATATGTTTCTGAAGCCATTAACCAAAAATGGATTTTCGGCTGGGTGAAAAAAGGGTTCGCAAAACAAAAAAATCCTGATTTGTGGAAAAGATTTTATCCTCTATTTAAACTTCACCACCCTACTTTCCACTGGGTGAAAGGTCACGCCGGACATCCTGAAAACGAAATCTGCGACCAACTTGCGGTGAAAGCATCACAATCCGAAAACCTGGAAATTGATGAATTTTTTGAAAATCCCAGTGATGGCGGATTATTTGATAAGTAA
- a CDS encoding NAD(P)H-dependent oxidoreductase — translation MNYIESLEKRYSVKKFDSTKKVEPEVLENILEAGRLSASSLGLQPYKIYVIENPEILKRLQDAFYNPSQITTCSHLIVISAKRDIEEQYIDGYFRHISDVRNVTMHTLEGFRNSIMSFRDNIEKENLLHWNEKQAYIVLANLMFAAALENVDSSPMEGFRPEVIVETLGLDEAKEKVSVTLALGYRSEDDPFQQMKKVRKPGDKLFKYI, via the coding sequence ATGAATTACATTGAATCTTTAGAGAAGCGGTACTCCGTAAAAAAATTTGATTCTACGAAAAAGGTGGAACCCGAGGTTTTGGAAAATATTCTGGAAGCAGGGCGGCTTTCTGCAAGTTCGCTTGGTTTGCAGCCGTATAAAATTTATGTGATTGAGAATCCCGAAATCCTAAAACGGCTTCAGGACGCATTTTATAATCCATCGCAGATCACGACCTGTTCGCACCTGATCGTCATCTCTGCAAAACGCGATATCGAGGAGCAGTATATCGACGGATATTTCCGCCACATCAGCGACGTGAGAAATGTGACGATGCATACTTTGGAGGGTTTCCGAAACAGCATCATGAGTTTCCGCGACAATATCGAGAAAGAAAATTTGCTCCACTGGAACGAGAAGCAGGCGTATATTGTTTTGGCCAACCTGATGTTTGCGGCTGCACTGGAAAACGTGGACTCATCGCCGATGGAAGGTTTCCGCCCAGAAGTGATTGTAGAAACTTTGGGACTCGACGAAGCAAAGGAAAAAGTGAGCGTAACGCTGGCTTTAGGTTACCGCTCGGAAGACGATCCATTCCAGCAGATGAAGAAAGTGCGCAAACCGGGCGACAAACTTTTTAAGTATATTTAA
- the nadB gene encoding L-aspartate oxidase produces MIKADVLVIGSGISGLSYAIKISEKMPDAKIIIVTKADEDESNTKYAQGGLAVVTDFDKDNFQKHIDDTMRAGDGENNLDVVKMVIEEGPDRFRELVEWGTHFDQEKDGDFKLGREGGHTENRIVHHKDITGAEIERALLETVKKSPNIEMMAHHYVIDLITQHHVPNKVFDLEKIDCYGAYILDEKNKKIKKITAKITLVATGGAGHVYKNTTNPIIATGDGIAFVHRARGKVSNMQYYQFHPTALFSKRDGMLFLISEAVRGDGAKLRLKNGEKFMHKYDEREELASRDIVARAIDNELKISGDDYVGLDCREMDHEKFVEHFPNIYQKCLDEGIDPFTQMIPVVPACHYLMGGIEIDMDGQSSIKNLFAVGECTNSGLHGANRLASNSLLEGLVFGHNAAMKTVELLRINDFNFDDLKAVPEWNEEGMKMMDEMVMVSYLRRQLQEMMSDLVAIVRSNSRLELAKKKQREIYEAVTELYNYSILSPQLSELRNLVNVSYLIIKHSLQMKENKGSFYNKDLAQKPLTINE; encoded by the coding sequence ATGATAAAAGCAGACGTACTCGTAATCGGTTCTGGAATTTCCGGACTTTCTTATGCGATTAAGATTTCAGAAAAAATGCCGGATGCCAAAATAATCATCGTCACCAAAGCCGATGAAGACGAAAGCAACACCAAATATGCTCAAGGCGGACTCGCTGTAGTAACCGATTTCGATAAAGACAATTTCCAGAAACATATCGACGACACGATGAGAGCCGGTGACGGTGAAAACAATCTGGACGTCGTGAAAATGGTCATCGAAGAAGGTCCCGATCGATTCCGCGAACTGGTGGAATGGGGAACGCATTTTGACCAGGAAAAAGACGGCGACTTCAAACTCGGACGCGAAGGTGGACACACCGAAAACAGAATCGTTCACCACAAAGACATCACCGGTGCCGAAATCGAAAGAGCACTGCTGGAAACCGTGAAGAAATCGCCGAATATCGAAATGATGGCGCATCATTACGTTATCGACCTGATTACGCAGCACCACGTTCCGAACAAAGTTTTCGACCTGGAAAAAATCGACTGTTACGGCGCCTATATCCTCGACGAAAAAAACAAGAAGATTAAAAAAATTACCGCCAAAATCACCCTCGTTGCAACGGGAGGTGCAGGTCACGTTTACAAAAATACCACCAATCCGATCATCGCGACGGGAGACGGAATCGCCTTCGTACACAGAGCGCGCGGAAAAGTTTCGAATATGCAGTATTACCAGTTTCACCCCACAGCTTTGTTTTCGAAAAGAGACGGGATGCTGTTTCTGATTTCTGAAGCGGTTCGTGGCGACGGTGCAAAACTTCGCTTGAAAAACGGCGAAAAATTCATGCACAAATATGATGAGCGCGAGGAACTGGCTTCAAGAGATATTGTAGCGAGAGCGATCGATAATGAACTTAAAATCAGTGGAGACGATTATGTCGGACTTGATTGCCGCGAAATGGATCACGAGAAATTCGTCGAACATTTTCCGAACATTTACCAAAAATGTCTGGATGAAGGGATCGATCCGTTCACCCAAATGATTCCGGTAGTTCCCGCGTGTCATTATCTGATGGGCGGAATCGAGATTGATATGGACGGACAAAGTTCCATCAAAAACCTGTTTGCAGTAGGCGAATGCACGAATTCCGGACTTCACGGTGCAAATCGTTTAGCATCGAATTCTTTGCTGGAAGGATTGGTTTTCGGACACAATGCGGCAATGAAAACGGTAGAATTGCTTCGAATCAACGACTTTAATTTCGATGATTTAAAGGCGGTTCCCGAATGGAACGAGGAGGGAATGAAGATGATGGACGAAATGGTGATGGTAAGTTATCTTCGCCGGCAATTACAGGAAATGATGAGTGATTTGGTAGCGATTGTCCGCAGCAATTCCCGACTGGAACTCGCCAAAAAGAAACAGCGTGAAATTTACGAGGCGGTAACCGAGCTTTACAATTACTCGATTCTTTCGCCACAACTTTCAGAGCTTAGAAATTTGGTTAACGTGTCGTACCTCATCATCAAACACTCACTGCAAATGAAGGAAAACAAAGGTAGTTTTTATAATAAAGATTTGGCTCAAAAGCCATTGACAATCAACGAATAA
- the nadC gene encoding carboxylating nicotinate-nucleotide diphosphorylase has product MNRPSYVTDKALKEFIKSALEEDIQDGDHSTLSTIPKDLQQKAKLLVKENCILAGVELAEIIFKTFDKNLKVEVFIKDGETAKVGDIAFYVEGSARSILSTERLVLNCMQRMSGIATMTHDWDSRLVGTKTKLLDTRKTTPNFRICEKWAVAIGGGTNHRYGLYDMIMLKDNHIDYNGSITNAVKMAKDYVKKLKKPLRIEVETRNLAEVEEAIKSGADRIMLDNMDVPTMKKAVALIKGKAESEASGGITREMLKDVASTGVDFISAGALTHSAENIDLSLKAVK; this is encoded by the coding sequence ATGAACCGACCTTCTTACGTAACCGACAAAGCTTTAAAAGAATTTATAAAATCTGCCCTCGAAGAAGATATTCAGGATGGCGACCATTCCACACTCTCAACGATACCAAAGGATCTGCAGCAGAAGGCAAAACTATTGGTGAAGGAAAACTGTATTCTTGCCGGAGTTGAGTTGGCCGAAATTATTTTCAAAACCTTTGATAAAAACCTTAAAGTGGAGGTATTCATTAAAGACGGCGAAACCGCAAAAGTGGGCGACATCGCTTTCTATGTGGAAGGAAGCGCCCGTTCGATTCTTTCGACAGAACGACTCGTATTGAATTGTATGCAGCGCATGAGCGGAATTGCGACGATGACTCACGATTGGGATTCGCGTTTGGTAGGGACAAAAACCAAACTTTTGGACACCAGAAAAACGACACCCAATTTCAGAATCTGCGAGAAATGGGCAGTTGCAATCGGTGGTGGAACCAACCACCGATACGGACTTTATGACATGATTATGCTGAAGGACAACCATATCGATTACAACGGGAGCATTACCAACGCGGTAAAGATGGCGAAGGATTATGTGAAGAAACTCAAGAAACCATTAAGAATTGAGGTTGAAACCAGAAACCTCGCCGAAGTAGAAGAAGCAATTAAGTCGGGAGCAGACCGAATCATGCTTGACAACATGGATGTTCCGACGATGAAAAAAGCGGTTGCGCTCATCAAAGGAAAAGCAGAATCCGAAGCTTCCGGAGGAATAACTAGAGAAATGCTGAAAGATGTGGCTTCGACTGGAGTAGATTTTATTTCTGCAGGTGCTTTGACCCATTCCGCGGAGAATATTGATCTGAGTTTGAAGGCAGTAAAGTAA